The DNA segment CTGTTAATTCTATTTGATTAAACCATTGTGCCAGATGAGTCATGGCAACGGGTTTAGTAATATTTCGGCTGTAAATAAGATACAGATGATGTGATAAATCATAGGTTTGTTCTATGTCTGGATACACATTGAATAAGATATTGGCTCGTTTTTTACTTGGGGAGGCTTTGTTTTCTGAGGTTGCGTGTGGTTTGATGAAATTAAAAAAAGCACATAAATTTTGAATTTATGTGCTTTCAGTCAATTATCTGACTTCTTTTGTGATTCAGCTGGGGTTCGAACCCAGGACCCCATCCTTAAAAGGGATGTGCTCTACCAGCTGAGCTACTGAATCATCCTGCTATATCGGTTTTCCCGATTTTATCTTTAAGACATCTTTATGCCCATTTTTTTTAATTGTGATTCAGCTGGGGTTCGAACCCAGGACCCCATCCTTAAAAGGGATGTGCTCTACCAGCTGAGCTACTGAATCATCCTATTGTATCGGTTTTCCCGATCTTTTCTTCCAAGACAACTTTATGTCTTTTTTTAATTGTGATTCAGCTGGGGTTCGAACCCAGGACCCCATCCTTAAAAGGGATGTGCTCTACCAGCTGAGCTACTGAATCTCCTTGTTGCGCTCGTCTTATTTCGTTAACGCGGATGCAAAAGTAGATGATTTTTCTTAAATCCCAAATTTATTTAAAGTTTTTTTGTGATATGTTTTTCTAAGCAAATAGTCAAGTAATAAAAAGGAGGTCATGTTCAGGATGAACATGACCTCCGGTACACACAGAAATTGTAGGGAGGAAAACTTTTGTTTTATATGGGCAAATATCTGTCTTTAAGTCTTCTTTGTTATTACCCATCCGTTAACATTGTCTTAATTTAAAGTGATTAGATATTTTTTTTGAAATAAGTCAAAATGACGCCTTCTTTGTTTTTATCAAGACAAAATGACAGTTCTTTGTTTGTTTTTGTGACTTTATGTCTTGATACATAGTGTGGTATGAGGTTTGAGTTGGAGTGTTCAGAAATTTAAAATAATTAATTTAATATTTGGAGGATTTTATGATGACACTAGTTAGAAGAACAAACAGAAATTTAGATTCATTTTTGAATGATTTTATGGGAGGAGACTTTTTTATGAATCAGAGTGGAATGTATTCAGGTACTAAAACAATTCCAGCGGTGAACATTATGGAGAATGACGATCAGTATTTGATTGAGTTGGCTGCTGCAGGATTGAAAAAGGATGATTTTAATGTTGAGTTTCATAATGGTAAATTAACTATTTCGGCCAATAAGGATAAGGTTCAGGAAGATGTGAATTATACGCAAAGAGAGTTCAATTATGCAGGTTTTACCAGAACGTTTAATGTTCCGAAACAAAAGGTGGATGATGGTGCTATTTCAGCGAGCTACGAAAATGGCGTACTGCGTATTGTGCTACCCAAAAGAGAAGAGGTAAAACCAAAGCCTGCTCGAATGGTAGAAATAGCCTAATGTTTTATAATAAAAAAGAAGGAGGTCTCATAGAGATCTCCTTTTTTTTAGCTTTTGGTATAGGCTGTTATCTATTCTTTGCTAGGGTATATCATTTATCCTTAGAATACCCTTCGTCTTTTACCTTTGTATTTACTTCGGCTTGTACTAGACAGAGGATTGGCTGTTTCAGAACATGGCAAGGCGGGTCTCTTTCCATTGAGACGTAGGCTCATTTTTTGGTTAAACTCGAAAATAACAGATAGCTCATGAGCGCCTTGTGAAGTCCATCCTAATTGAGATATGGAGATATCATAGCTGTAGCCAAAGCGCAGGGGACCATATTTGTATGAGAGCAATGTAACGATGGCGTCCTGGTTGATTCCTGAGTTGTCGCTGGATGTCAAAAATGGAAGTCCTCTATACCATACCCCAATTTCAATAGGGTCGTTAAACCAGTATACCCCCAGATCGGTTTGTATATTTTGGGCTTGGTGTTGTAATCTGTAGCTGAGAGAGAAGGAGCGTGCATGACCTTTTAGTCGTCTTCTTTCGTTCCAAATGTTGACCCCGCCAAACAAAACTGTTTTTAAGGGCATTCTCATCTCTTCATTCAAGAAGGAATAATTGGGTTGTGATAGGTGATCTACCGTAATTCCGAACCAAGATTTGGCACTGTAAAGAAAAGCTGAGGCTGCAAAATCAATGTAGTTTGCTTTTTCGTTATTCAGCCTGCTCCATGATTCTGAACCACCCAGACCAGCTATTTCGTCACCAAAACGGAGTTTGCTGAAGTCAATGGTTTTATCGCCGTAGGCAAACTGTAAGCCAGGTATGATTTGCCATTGGTCGTTAATGACGAGATTATAGCTGTATTGGAATGCTAAATGAGTGGTGGTTAAACCTGCACTTCCCGCTTTGTCTTGATATAGCATGAAGCCGAGACCACTATTAAGGCTGGAAAAAAAGTTATCAAATGATATGGAATAGGTTTTAAAGGCATTTTGTATGCCAGGCCATTGATTTCTATAGTTGGCAATTAATCGTCCTCCATTGGTTGATCCGGCTAATGAAGGGCTCATGTATAGTGGGTTGGCATAGAATTGTGAAAAATGCGAATCCTGGGCCTGAGCGCTATTGACGAATGCGCATGTGAGGACAAAAATAGTGGATATGTATTTGATAAGTCTGTTCATATTAATTACCTCAGTAAGGTTACATCTCCTGTATATACTTTAAATTGTCCAGTGCTAAATCTGCATGATACTTTCCAGATATATACCCCTTGGATACATAGTTGGTTTTTGTGATACCCGTTCCAACCTACTTCGATTTGGTTGCTTTCAAATATCAGTTGTCCCCATCGTGTGAAAATTTGGAGTTTGTATTCGACTACTCCTTTGGCCACTGCGGGATGAAAAATGAAATTGTTATTATCTGTGCGGTCATATCTTCCGTCTCCGGGTCCGGCCGTGTTAGGGGTGAAGGCGTTGGGAAAAGTGATTTCTCCTCCTTCTTTGGCTGTTACGGCTTGGTATTGAATGTATGAGTTGGAGCAGCCGTATTGGTTTTCGGCTTGTAGTCTAATGTCAAAATTGCCTGCTGATGAATATTCGTGTATCGGGTTTTCAAGGGTTGATGTTTGTCCGTTACCAAAATTCCATAGGTAGGTATCTGCATTTATCGACTGATTTATGAACGTGACACCTTCTCCGGGAATGGTCACTATATTGGGACGTACTTCAAATAAAGCTGTGGGTTCGGGATAGACATCAATTTTAAGGTCGTTCTTTGTAGTTGTGCCACCAGGTCCTTCTACGCTGAGGGTTACGGTATAGGTTCCTTCGGTAAAATAGGTATGGGTAGGATTGGGAGAAGCAGAGATGTTGCCATCGCCAAAATCCCAGTAGTAGTTTTCTGCGCTGGTTGCATTGCTGAAGAAATCTACCTTTAAGGCAGGGCATCCTTGTGTGGGTGGGCCGTATTCTACGGTGGGCAGCCCAGCTTTGATCCTAACGCCTTTTTTTAGGGTGTTTTCGCATTTTTCAGAATATACCTTGAGTGACACATCGTATAGTCCATAGTCGGCGTATGTGTGCTGTATGGGTTGTTGTTGGGATGAGGTGTTAGAGTCACCAAACTCCCATTGGTATAGCCAGTTATTGCCTAGGGTTAGATTGTTGATTTCTATTGTTGATTCCGGCATCTGTACTTCCTCGGGGGTGACAGTGAAATTGGCATCGGGTGTTGCATATATAGTGACTACAGAATGAGCTGTGTCTGTGCATCCATAGGGTGAGCTTGCAATCATACTTACCTTATATTCTTTGTCGGTAGTGGTGTTGTTAGTGAATACATTCAGGCCGAGGTAAGATGTGGATGTATGTCCATCTCCATAGTTCCATACAAAATTGTTGGCGCCTATAGATTCGTTACCAAAACTAATTTCCATGGGGGCACATCCCTTGCCATCTCCTGTTATCTTAGCTGCCACACTGGGATTTACAGTAGTGAAACCATCCATGGAGTCTTTACATCCAAAACTATTTTCAGTAACCAATCGTATCTTGTAATTAATTGGGCTGAAAGTGTTGTTGATGTAGGAGTGATCGATGCTTTCCGTATTAACTGTGTTAGCCGTATTCCCATCTCCAAAGTCCCAGAATGATTTCAGACTGTGTTCTGAGTTGTTGTCGAATACGATATTTTTAGGTGAGCAGATGGCAAAATCGTTGGGGACAAACTCAGCAGTGGGTGAAGGTAATGTGATGATGCTCACTTGGGCAGTGTCTAAACAGCCAAAGCCCGATGTGGTATACAGTGTCACTAGGTGTTTTTCTTTTTTTTGCTCATTATTGGTAAATAATTTTGAATGTATATTTCCTCCTAAGGTATGGTTTCCATCTCCGAAATCCCATTCGTATTGATAGGCTCCTATGTCTCCTATAAAGTTTACATTTAAGGGCGCACATCCGCTATCAGGACTGGCCATAAGGTTAAACTTCTGTTTGGGATAGACCGTTGTGAATATTTTTGACGTGTCAGTGCATCCAAAAGTATTTTTACTGATGAGTTCTACTTTAAAAGATTGTGTGTATGTTTCATTGTTTTTGAATGTATGTGAAGCATTTGTTGTGGTGATGTTGGAGGAGCCGTCTCCCCATATCCATTCATATGAATTTCCGCTTGGGGATTGATTGGTGAACTTACTTTCAAGGGGGCTGCATCCAACAGCTTTGTCTATTTCAAAAAGCGAAACAGGAGTTGGAGCTACTTCGATGGTGTGTTGAACCGTGTCTGCGCAGCCGTTTATGGTACGGGCGATGAAAGTGATTTCGTAATCAACAGGGATGGCCGTATGGTTGGTGAATATTTGTTGAGGGTTTTCCTGGTTTGATATGATGCCATTTCCGAAATCCCAGTGATAGCTATCTGCATAGCTTGATGTGTTCGTGAAGTTTATTTCTAAGGGCGTACAGCCTGCCATAGGAAGTGCTATTTGCGCGATGGGTATTTGAAGAAAATTGATTTCTACCGTATCGTTACCTATGCATCCATTTCCATTGTCTTCGTTCCATGTAAATTTGTATTTGCCAGGGATGTCAACAGTTACATTTGTTTGGGTCAATGCAGCATCGTCAAAAGCTGGAGTGCCGATTCCTGCGGCCATTTTCCATATGCCGGTTCCAACATGTTTGAATGTGCTGAGTTGTATGGATAAGCCGCAGGTATCTTTATCTTGCATAACGCTAGGAAGTGGTATTTCTGTGAAAGAAACAATGATGTCGGCAGAGTCGGTACATCCATTATTTTCTTCCGTCCACCTAAGGGTGTAATCTCCGTATGTATTTGCTGTTATATCTGGGCTGGGAATGGAAAAGGATGAAAACATAAGGTTGCCGGGGCCATTAATTGTCTTCCAACTTCCGAGGCCAATGCTTGGTGTAGCTGTTAGCGTACTTTGTAAACCACATTCTGTAATGTGGTTGCCGGGGTTCGCCGAGGGTTGTCCATGTACGGTGATTTTGATTGTTTGGGTATTCTCACAGCCATGCGAATCATGTACTGTATAGAGGTATGTGAAAGTTCCTGTTTCATTGGCTGTAAAAACAGGGGTTTGTATGTCTGTAGCAGATAATTTGTCTGTTCTTGTTCCTGTCCATTGATGGAGTACATAAAATTCGGAGCCGCCCGAAGGTTCGGGATTAAGCGTTATGTTGTTGCCTTGGCATACCTCTATGTCCGGATTGGTAATGCTGATGTTTACTTGTTGAATGTCCATTATGATGGTGTCGGTGTTCCAGCAAGTGTTCTGGTCTTCTACTCGATATATGAGTTCATAGAGTCCACCAGAGGTAGAAGTGAAATCCGGATTGTCAATATTTGTATTGCTAAGTCCAGTTGTTTGACCACTCCAGCTGTGCGTATAGGGAGCTGTGCCTAAAGTGGAATTTCCGTCAAGGGCGATGGTCATACCCGGACAAAGATGAGCTGTGTCGCCCTGGGCGATGGAGGCCTTGGGTGATTCCAGTACTTCAATGGTTACAGAACCAATGTCTGAACATGCGTTTCCATCGGTAATGGCATAAGTGATAGTATGTATACCTGGACCAGCTGTTTGGGGGTTGAACATGGCATTTGAAGGATCGCTGATTCCTGGTCCAGACCACTGCCCACCTCCATCGGAGGCAATTAGCAAAAAAGGAGCTTCTGACGCACATATAGCAGCAACAGGTGCCACGGATGCATCTGGTAAGTCAACAATAATAGCCCGGGCTGTTGTGGTGACAGGAGGAAAATCTCCATTGATAGGATCAGCCGGAGGTAGTCCATCAGAGAGGTTTGCATCGTAGGGATTACAAACATTCCAGTTGCGAAGTGTTACCTCAAAAAAAGCACCCACCGGGTGTCCGTTGGGAATATAGATGTCTAATGTTGTATTATAGGGTGCAATAGGGGATTCTACCGGCCCGGGGACGTAGTTGATGGATCCGGTCCATGGGTATGTGTGCACAGATCCATCTACCTGGGCATTGGTAATTGTACTTCCGCCGGTTCCATATATCCATTGAACCCACCTATCGGCATTGTTGATGGCATCGTTTTCATCGGGAGGAGTACAGTTCCACTGACTAATATCTTCAAACTGAAATAAGGCATCATTTCCAAAACAAATTGGTTTAGGATCAGGTGCGATGGACAAATAACCACCATTTTGATTGTCGGTGTCCCACACGGTTACAATTTGTTCCTGTTCAGAGCTTGTACATACAATACCATTTACCACCAGAGCTACCCTTGGGTGATAGTTGCATTGGTTGCCCGTGTTGGGATAGGTGTGACTGTGGGTGGCTTGCCAGTTTCTATTGGTCGCATCTATCAGAGTGGCATTGACTAGCTCAACAGGAGAGCCATCATTCCAGTCGTATTGTATTTGTATGGTCGCTGTTCCTTTGTCGTTTACGCCATAATACGTAGCTTCCCAATCTACATCAACGGGAGCACATTTCCCCATTGGGTGAATGTCATTTCCTTTTGATAGGTGGGAGCAGTCTTGTCCAAAACTAGTGTTGTAAATTAGTGAGGACAAAATAATACAAAGAACCAGGCGAAATTGTGTGTTGTGTTGATTGATCACCGTGGTTGATTTAATGTGTTGTGTTGCCTTTGTTACGTATTAGATTCCATTTTGTTGTGACGAACACCTCTTTTTGGTTGATTAAAACCTTTTTATCTATTGTTCGAATGCCTAGTGAGGTGGTTGATATGTACCAAAGGATTTGATTGTTTTAAGCTTGTTGGCTTGTTCTAGATCGCTTCGGTAGAAAGTATTTCCGCTCTTGACTTTGATGTGCTATCGTGAAGTTATGTCTTGTTTAGTAGCTACTTGTTTTATTTCCATTGCAGCCCTTGTAACGAGCTTTTGATACATAAGTATGATTTATGTCAGGATAGGGTTGTTTGTCAGGATATTGTGAGAATAGTCATTTTTTTGCATGAGAAATAAATGGAATTTTACAGTAGATAACAATATCAATCGAGTTGTTATAAAATCAATAAGTTCTGATAAATTTAATAATACACGGTTGATGAAAATGTTGGATATGATTAATAAAGCAGTTGCTTCGGTGGTGCCATATTTCCCTAAAAAGTTCATATGGATGTTTTCTAAGAAATATATAGCAGGTGTTACTGTGCAAGATGCCATTAGTGTCTCTCGAAGCTTAAATATGCACGGAGTTAGTGTTACGGTAGATTTGCTGGGCGAATTTATTCATAACATGGAGCAAGCTAGTTTTAATCGCGATGAATATCTGAAAATTATTGAAGCATTTGAAAGTGCGCAAGTGGACGGTACTTATTCGCTAAAACCAACGAGCTTTGGATTGTTGATTGACCCAGAAGAGTGCTATCAAAATATTAGAATGATCGTGTCTTTGGCGTCGAAATATGGCAGTTTTGTGCGGATAGATATGGAAGATTCCAAATGTGTTGACTTGGAGTTGACTTTATACAAGCGCTTAAAGCACGAGTTTCCTAATCGTGTAGGGTTGGTATTGCAGGCCTATTTAAAAAGAACAGCCGATGATGTGGATGCGATGCTCAAATTGCATACCCCCGATTCTCCTTTGAATTTTAGATTGTGTAAAGGTATTTACAATGAGTCTGAAGAGATCGCATATAAGCAAGGGTCGATTATCAACGAAAATTATCTTAAACTGTTGGAAAAGATGCTTTATAGAGGTGTATATGTGGGTATCGCAACGCATGATGTAGCTTTGGTGGAAGGCGCCCGAAAGTTAATTAAAAAGTATCAGGTGCCTAAGGATATGTATGAGTTTCAAATGTTGTATGGTGTTGCTCCT comes from the Saccharicrinis fermentans DSM 9555 = JCM 21142 genome and includes:
- a CDS encoding PorP/SprF family type IX secretion system membrane protein; translation: MNRLIKYISTIFVLTCAFVNSAQAQDSHFSQFYANPLYMSPSLAGSTNGGRLIANYRNQWPGIQNAFKTYSISFDNFFSSLNSGLGFMLYQDKAGSAGLTTTHLAFQYSYNLVINDQWQIIPGLQFAYGDKTIDFSKLRFGDEIAGLGGSESWSRLNNEKANYIDFAASAFLYSAKSWFGITVDHLSQPNYSFLNEEMRMPLKTVLFGGVNIWNERRRLKGHARSFSLSYRLQHQAQNIQTDLGVYWFNDPIEIGVWYRGLPFLTSSDNSGINQDAIVTLLSYKYGPLRFGYSYDISISQLGWTSQGAHELSVIFEFNQKMSLRLNGKRPALPCSETANPLSSTSRSKYKGKRRRVF
- a CDS encoding Hsp20/alpha crystallin family protein yields the protein MMTLVRRTNRNLDSFLNDFMGGDFFMNQSGMYSGTKTIPAVNIMENDDQYLIELAAAGLKKDDFNVEFHNGKLTISANKDKVQEDVNYTQREFNYAGFTRTFNVPKQKVDDGAISASYENGVLRIVLPKREEVKPKPARMVEIA
- a CDS encoding transposase, with protein sequence MQNLCAFFNFIKPHATSENKASPSKKRANILFNVYPDIEQTYDLSHHLYLIYSRNITKPVAMTHLAQWFNQIELTDIDSFQILRRTFENNYQNIINFFDNRSTNAAAESFNTKVKDFRRQFRGVVDVKFFLFKSTKIFA
- a CDS encoding PKD domain-containing protein, with translation MGKCAPVDVDWEATYYGVNDKGTATIQIQYDWNDGSPVELVNATLIDATNRNWQATHSHTYPNTGNQCNYHPRVALVVNGIVCTSSEQEQIVTVWDTDNQNGGYLSIAPDPKPICFGNDALFQFEDISQWNCTPPDENDAINNADRWVQWIYGTGGSTITNAQVDGSVHTYPWTGSINYVPGPVESPIAPYNTTLDIYIPNGHPVGAFFEVTLRNWNVCNPYDANLSDGLPPADPINGDFPPVTTTARAIIVDLPDASVAPVAAICASEAPFLLIASDGGGQWSGPGISDPSNAMFNPQTAGPGIHTITYAITDGNACSDIGSVTIEVLESPKASIAQGDTAHLCPGMTIALDGNSTLGTAPYTHSWSGQTTGLSNTNIDNPDFTSTSGGLYELIYRVEDQNTCWNTDTIIMDIQQVNISITNPDIEVCQGNNITLNPEPSGGSEFYVLHQWTGTRTDKLSATDIQTPVFTANETGTFTYLYTVHDSHGCENTQTIKITVHGQPSANPGNHITECGLQSTLTATPSIGLGSWKTINGPGNLMFSSFSIPSPDITANTYGDYTLRWTEENNGCTDSADIIVSFTEIPLPSVMQDKDTCGLSIQLSTFKHVGTGIWKMAAGIGTPAFDDAALTQTNVTVDIPGKYKFTWNEDNGNGCIGNDTVEINFLQIPIAQIALPMAGCTPLEINFTNTSSYADSYHWDFGNGIISNQENPQQIFTNHTAIPVDYEITFIARTINGCADTVQHTIEVAPTPVSLFEIDKAVGCSPLESKFTNQSPSGNSYEWIWGDGSSNITTTNASHTFKNNETYTQSFKVELISKNTFGCTDTSKIFTTVYPKQKFNLMASPDSGCAPLNVNFIGDIGAYQYEWDFGDGNHTLGGNIHSKLFTNNEQKKEKHLVTLYTTSGFGCLDTAQVSIITLPSPTAEFVPNDFAICSPKNIVFDNNSEHSLKSFWDFGDGNTANTVNTESIDHSYINNTFSPINYKIRLVTENSFGCKDSMDGFTTVNPSVAAKITGDGKGCAPMEISFGNESIGANNFVWNYGDGHTSTSYLGLNVFTNNTTTDKEYKVSMIASSPYGCTDTAHSVVTIYATPDANFTVTPEEVQMPESTIEINNLTLGNNWLYQWEFGDSNTSSQQQPIQHTYADYGLYDVSLKVYSEKCENTLKKGVRIKAGLPTVEYGPPTQGCPALKVDFFSNATSAENYYWDFGDGNISASPNPTHTYFTEGTYTVTLSVEGPGGTTTKNDLKIDVYPEPTALFEVRPNIVTIPGEGVTFINQSINADTYLWNFGNGQTSTLENPIHEYSSAGNFDIRLQAENQYGCSNSYIQYQAVTAKEGGEITFPNAFTPNTAGPGDGRYDRTDNNNFIFHPAVAKGVVEYKLQIFTRWGQLIFESNQIEVGWNGYHKNQLCIQGVYIWKVSCRFSTGQFKVYTGDVTLLR
- a CDS encoding proline dehydrogenase family protein; amino-acid sequence: MINKAVASVVPYFPKKFIWMFSKKYIAGVTVQDAISVSRSLNMHGVSVTVDLLGEFIHNMEQASFNRDEYLKIIEAFESAQVDGTYSLKPTSFGLLIDPEECYQNIRMIVSLASKYGSFVRIDMEDSKCVDLELTLYKRLKHEFPNRVGLVLQAYLKRTADDVDAMLKLHTPDSPLNFRLCKGIYNESEEIAYKQGSIINENYLKLLEKMLYRGVYVGIATHDVALVEGARKLIKKYQVPKDMYEFQMLYGVAPELRNKIVGDGNKMRVYVPYGEDWFGYSTRRLKENPKMAQHIIKSIFVKG